One window from the genome of Dermacentor silvarum isolate Dsil-2018 chromosome 5, BIME_Dsil_1.4, whole genome shotgun sequence encodes:
- the LOC119453999 gene encoding uncharacterized protein LOC119453999, translated as MARLGKLDEYDEKEQNFESYLERFEHFVTANDIKEEKKLAVFLSVIGPRTYEVLKSLVVPAVPGDKSFEEVTVLLTKHYSPSCSVIAELCKFNKRAQEEQESVEDFIVALKHLARKCDFGLFLQDALRDRLVAGIRREETQLALFAEDSLTFEKACKIALDREQAARQTALLHAEGKEATLHAMAIRVQGTEKKLKLRKFKDVKRICEGCGKAHAASVCWYKNVQCHSCSQIGHLQKMCPSKCRELKTGNVVDCSDSDSELDVYHVINTVRSGYEVQPRKTQLIRLLRCLVGQSPCHLSGFQARKSLQISSFRYLNRPRPEQLPPALRTSQTLHLQPSCQFFVVVPVCDIPRTDTNPVHCSLWGAKRAGFPEPTLLNGYDVLKVCLVRA; from the exons ATGGCACGACTGGGGAAGCTAGACGAGTACGACGAGAAGGAGCAGAATTTTGAATCCTATTTAGAACGCTTTGAGCATTTCGTCACTGCAAACGATATCAAAGAGGAAAAGAAGCTGGCCGTATTTCTGAGCGTGATAGGACCACGAACGTACGAGGTGCTCAAAAGTTTGGTAGTACCCGCCGTTCCTGGGGACAAATCCTTCGAAGAGGTGACAGTGCTGTTGACGAAGCACTATAGCCCAAGCTGTTCTGTGATCGCCGAGCTCTGCAAATTTAACAAGCGAGCACAAGAGGAACAAGAAAGCGTCGAGGATTTCATAGTGGCCTTAAAGCATTTAGCAAGGAAGTGCGATTTCGGTCTGTTCCTGCAAGACGCACTGCGAGACAGATTAGTGGCAGGCATAAGACGCGAAGAAACGCAACTCGCCTTGTTTGCTGAAGACAGTTTAACCTTTGAAAAGGCGTGCAAGATAGCCTTGGACCGGGAGCAGGCTGCGCGACAAACAGCGTTACTGCATGCAGAAGGCAAGGAAGCGACGCTGCATGCCATGGCGATAAGAGTTCAGGGAACTGAAAAGAAATTGAAGCTTCGGAAATTCAAGGACGTCAAGCGAATCTGCGAAGGATGTGGCAAGGCGCATGCCGCTAGTGTTTGCTGGTATAAGAATGTCCAGTGTCACAGCTGTTCACAAATCGGCCATTTACAGAAGATGTGTCCCAGCAAGTGCAGAGAACTAAAAACTGGGAACGTGGTGGACTGCTCTGATAGTGACTCTGAATTAGATGTGTACCATGTTATTAACACCGTTCGTTCTGGATACGAAGTGCAA CCTCGGAAGACACAGCTCATCCGTCTGCTCCGATGTCTAGTGGGCCAGTCGCCGTGCCACCTCTCGGGGTTCCAGGCGCGAAAGAGTCTGCAAATCAGCAGCTTCCGGTACCTGAATCGCCCACGCCCGGAACAGCTGCCCCCGGCTCTTCGAACCAGCCAGACCCTGCACCTACAGCCGAGCTGCCAATTCTTCGTCGTAGTGCCCGTGTGCGACATCCCCCGAACAGATACCAACCCA GTACATTGCAGCCTCTGGGGTGCGAAACGAGCAGGCTTCCCTGAACCCACGCTGCTCAACGGTTATGACGTactgaaggtgtgcctagtgcgtgcctga